A genomic window from Etheostoma spectabile isolate EspeVRDwgs_2016 chromosome 13, UIUC_Espe_1.0, whole genome shotgun sequence includes:
- the mogat2 gene encoding 2-acylglycerol O-acyltransferase 2: MKIDFAPLEMPLHRRLQTAAVVQWVFSFIGLAPSCVFLFFYLLFTRFWLISVLYSVWWFLDYDTPSRGGRRVHFMCGLKIWEYMRDYFPIKLVKTADLDPSHNYILGFHPHGVLVAGAFTNFCIYATGFRQLFPGLTSYMLMLPLWFRFPFFRDYVMCAGLIPSHKESASYLLRKRGGNAVVIAVGGAPEALDAHPGTYNVLLANKKGFVKMAMEHGAHLVPVFSFGENEVFDQVKNQRGTWLRWIQEQLQRIMGISLPLFHGRGIFQYSFGLMPYRRPINTVVGRPIRVERKEKPTVEELDALHQLYMDELSNLFDEHKGNYGVDKDTHLNFV; the protein is encoded by the exons ATGAAGATTGATTTTGCCCCGTTGGAAATGCCCTTGCACAGGAGACTGCAGACGGCTGCGGTGGTGCAGTGGGTCTTCTCCTTCATTGGCCTGG CACCCAGCTGCGTCTTCCTGTTCTTTTACCTGCTCTTCACTCGCTTCTGGCTGATCAGTGTGCTGTACTCTGTCTGGTGGTTCTTGGACTATGACACTCCTTCACGTGGAGGCCGCCGGGTGCACTTCATGTGTGGCCTCAAGATTTGGGAATACATGCGGGATTACTTCCCCATCAAG TTGGTAAAGACAGCTGACCTGGATCCCAGTCACAACTACATCCTGGGCTTCCATCCCCATGGCGTGCTTGTGGCAGGAGCCTTTACCAACTTCTGCATCTATGCTACAGGCTTCAGACAGCTGTTTCCTGGCCTCACCAGCTACATGCTCATGCTGCCCCTTTGGTTCAGATTCCCATTCTTTAGAGACTATGTAATGTGTGCAG GTCTTATTCCTTCGCACAAAGAGAGCGCCAGCTATCTGCTACGCAAAAGAGGCGGCAACGCTGTTGTAATAGCAGTTGGTGGGGCCCCCGAGGCCCTTGATGCTCACCCTGGGACCTACAATGTACTATTGGCTAATAAGAAAGGCTTCGTCAAAATGGCAATGGAGCATGG tgctcATTTGGTGCCAGTCTTCTCCTTTGgagaaaatgaagtgtttgatcAAGTTAAAAACCAAAGAGGAACCTGGCTTCGATGGATACAGGAGCAGCTGCAAAGGATCATGGGTATTTCCTTGCCTCTTTTCCATGGACGTGGCATCTTCCAGTACTCCTTTGGTCTCATGCCCTACAGAAGACCAATCAATACCGTTG TTGGAAGACCAATTAGGgtggagaggaaggagaagCCAACAGTCGAGGAACTTGATGCCCTCCACCAGCTGTACATGGATGAACTCAGCAATCTGTTTGACGAGCACAAAGGCAACTACGGAGTGGACAAGGACACGCACCTGAACTTTGTCTAA